AACACTTGTGACACTTGTGCATCTCTTTTCTTGTTGAGTTGTTCTTTCCATATCTGCTTTCTGTTTTTCAATCTGGTTTTGACACTCAAGAATACTTGTTACAGTTGGTAATATCTGACAGTTGATACATGTGTTAACATTATTTGTACATGGACTATGATGGTTTCAGTTCTCATACATTAGTTTATGGTGTTTTCTGCAATAGTGCTTTTCAGTAATTCACAGGGCATCATCTTTATATACATAACAAGTTTGCGATTTTGACAGATAAACATTTTAGTTTGTATCTAGTCCGAATAACAAGATTCTTGTTATTTTGTCGTACCTTTTCTTAATAGCGAAAATATATTAGTTATTTAACACAAACGCTCTACGATACACAGCTCCGTGTCCGTAAGCATAAATTTTTCATTGAAATGTGTTATCCTGTAATTTCTCCATTGAAGGTCTAAAGAGTTAATACACTTGTGTTTCTTGCAGTAAATACACCCCCTAAATTTTAGTTTTGTGGAATGTGTTGATGTCTGAACCATAAATTTGAGGATGCTTTTCTGCTGTTTCGTGGATTTTTGGATGGGCAGGCCCATCTGGGTTCTCTGGTAAATCAACTGCTCATATAATGTTTGATATGTTACTTGTGTTAGTTATATCTATTATTTAAGTTTTTAATACCTGATCTTATATAATTATGGCCATGCTTACTTTGATTGTTGGATTTGATACCAACAATCTTTGCTGGTCCCTTTGGTGAAGGTACAGATAAGATGAGGTTGATTGACCTTAATTATTATCCCGAAATAATTCTAAAAAACTCCTGTCAAGTGGTCTGTTATTATTACGCAATTTATATTTGTTTGTATAATTACTTTGAGTATGTATTTTGTGCAGATACTTCATCAAATGTTTATTATTAATGCTGGTCCTGTCTTTTGGTTCGCCTGGAAAATTATTTGTAAGAACTATATGGATCCTGCAACTCAATCTAAAATAAAGGTATGTTCAGAGAGTTCGCTTTATCGTTCTAATGTCAAATTTCTAGAGTAGTATTGTCTTTCAGTGTATCTTGGTCTGTTGTGTGGTGGAGTCGGAGGGTAAAGCAGGTGCAGGTTGTATTTGGTGTATTGTAACTGCTACATTGCTGTGGCTACACAACAATTTTACATTTAAATGTTGACTGGTTAAAAACACTGGATTAAGTTAATCTATAGGTGCATGGTTGGTGTTTCTTTGTAACTGAATCATTTACTGTATCGATCTATGCTCCTTGACCTGCAGAGATGCAGCTGTCCCAGTTCTCACTTTAATAATCGGAGCAAATCTCCTGAAAGGTAACAATGAACTCTATCAGCTTTACTTAAGGCCGCAAATCTATGAAAAATCTAAACCTCTGGTGCTTCTGCATATTTCCATTCAGGTTTACGAGCATCAGGATTCCAGAAATCCATAATTCTTGGCATTATATGTGTTCGTTACATAGCCTTGCCAATAATTGGAACTTTGGTGGTCAGAACCGCGGTGAAATTGAATTTGGTGCATGCAGATCCATGGTACCA
This genomic interval from Apium graveolens cultivar Ventura chromosome 8, ASM990537v1, whole genome shotgun sequence contains the following:
- the LOC141678112 gene encoding uncharacterized protein LOC141678112 — its product is MFIINAGPVFWFAWKIICKNYMDPATQSKIKRCSCPSSHFNNRSKSPERFTSIRIPEIHNSWHYMCSLHSLANNWNFGGQNRGEIEFGACRSMVPVHSFTSVCSPTCYENGYDDCSYLVKVKPNVLL